In one window of Pristiophorus japonicus isolate sPriJap1 chromosome 9, sPriJap1.hap1, whole genome shotgun sequence DNA:
- the LOC139273701 gene encoding zinc finger protein 436-like — MCGKGFTHSSNLTVHQRVHTGERPFTCSMCGKGFTCSSHLTDHQRDHARERPFVCSVCRKGFMKSSHHLRHQRTHTVERPFTCSVCGKGFTNSPHLLAHQRVHTVERPFTCSECGKGFTQSSHFTAHQLVHTNKRPFKCSVCEKSFKSRNDLMVHQRIHTGERPFTCSMCGKGFTSSSNLLTHQRTHTGERPFTCSVCGKGFSVAASLTAHQVVHTNERPFKCSDCEKRFKSRNDLMRHKRTHTGERPFTCSMCGKGFARSSHLLRHQRVHK, encoded by the coding sequence atgtgtgggaaaggATTTACTCACTCATCCAACCTCACtgtacaccagcgggttcacactggggagaggccgttcacctgctccatgtgtgggaagggattcacttgttcatctcacCTCACTGATCACCAGCGAGATCACGCCAGAGAGAGACCGTTCGTCTGCTCTGTGTGTAGGAAAGGATTCATGAAATCATCTCACCACCTgagacaccagcgcactcacactgttgagaggccattcacctgctccgtgtgtggaaagggattcactaattcaccCCACCTTCtggctcaccagcgagttcacactgtcgagaggccgtttacctgctctgagtgtgggaagggattcactcagtcatcccacttcactgcacaccaacttgttcacaccaataagagaccgtttaaatgttctgtctgtgagaagagctttaaaagcagaaatgatctgatggtacaccaacgcattcacactggggagaggccgttcacctgctccatgtgtgggaagggatttactagttcatccaacctgctgacccaccaacgcactcacactggggagaggccgttcacctgctctgtgtgtgggaagggattctctgtgGCAGCCAGCCTCACTGCACACCAAGTTGTTCACACCAAtgagagaccgtttaaatgttctgattgtgagaagagatttaaaagcagaaatgatctgatgagacacaaacgcactcacactggagagaggccattcacctgctccatgtgtgggaagggattcgctcgatcgtcccacctgctgagacaccagcgagttcacaagtga